One part of the Gammaproteobacteria bacterium genome encodes these proteins:
- a CDS encoding fibronectin type III domain-containing protein, whose product MKNYIISTMLIIMSLTLIGCGGNGEGAGNSATLTWTAPTTRMDGSFVPMSEIAGYRVYMGATPDSITLVDEVVDPYTMEYQFSALDSGTYYFSVTALDTDDQESDIPEPVSKTFI is encoded by the coding sequence ATGAAAAACTATATTATCAGCACTATGCTTATCATCATGAGCTTGACTTTGATAGGGTGCGGGGGCAATGGTGAGGGGGCTGGAAACAGTGCGACCCTCACATGGACGGCTCCAACAACTCGCATGGATGGAAGTTTTGTTCCTATGAGTGAAATTGCTGGTTATAGGGTGTATATGGGTGCAACACCCGATTCGATAACGCTTGTGGATGAAGTGGTTGATCCATACACGATGGAGTATCAATTCAGCGCTCTTGATAGTGGAACTTACTACTTTTCAGTCACTGCATTGGATACGGATGATCAGGAGAGTGATATTCCTGAGCCTGTAAGTAAAACATTCATATAA